One Antedon mediterranea chromosome 1, ecAntMedi1.1, whole genome shotgun sequence genomic window, TCTACCAGAGAACCAGCCCACCGAGGTTGAGATACAGCTAAGAACATTTAAACAAGTTTGTTATGTCCCGGAAATTGGAATatagtatttcgaaaaaaaaagaaaaactataTACATCTCCAGGACCAGCTACCATTAGGGTTGAGCTGctaagaaaattgtgaaaaatagaaCTGCTAGGTACCTGGAAATTGCACTTATATAGGcccatattgataaatgaaacgaaattataagtCTACAGGACCAGCCCGCCATAGATGGTTGGATGGAgctaagaaaattttgaaaaatagagctgctagatccctgcaaaacattgaaatatggAATGAAATTATAGGTCTACAGGACCAGCCCACCAGGGTTGGGGTGGagctaagaacattttgaaaaatagagttgctaggtcccggaaatttaacttattatacttcaaagcataaaacaaaatatataccgGTACGTCTCCAGAACCAGCCCTACCATGGATAtggaaaaaaatgtgaaaaaaagagAGCTCTATGTTCCCAGACAATGCACtaactgtatattgtacatCGAAATATGAAACGAAATGTATAAGTATCCATGACCAGCTCTATAATTGGGGACCGTGACGGTTGAGCTAAGACAATTTttgaaaactagagctgcaggtcttcaaaaactACACTTATGACTTAAACAAATTCAGGCCTAAAGGCTTTAAAAAAGTTACCctttttaccttttatttggAGGGGAATGCGTCCGCAAGCGTAGACCATTTTCATTCGGGGAAAATCAGTTTATTTCCCAGATGTGGAATCTGGAATTTCGATGTATGATGAgcaattcatgacatacaggacattggaatgtaataacttagctataataagatgttggaaaaatgtttgtttagtgATGTAGGCGAGCCTACAGTGAAACGTCTATTTTAGGGACCCCACGGTACAGGGTTAatcgtaaataaaaaaaacaatagattGCGAACATAATTCGTAACCTTTTGCCGTTGTATAGCGTACGTCGATACACAGTACACAACGTAACGCTTCAGTCAAGTTCGCCTGgaaactacagtacacattctggtccccggatggaacatgatatcacgcgtaaaCCGCAATGGGCCGGGTTAAATGttaaacgattcgtacaaatggacaccgccagacaagtgcgtacctattgtttattAGATCGCCGGCAATAATGCATGCAAAAAAGTGAAATTAATAGCTCTTCGTCCGACGTACTAAAAAATGGAACGTcacggttttctaggcgctgaagttACGAAGTGAACGCAaatgatttttactgtatattatattccccgacgaaaagtactcgcgttccccgacgggggggctaggctccccgacgagggggctacaGCCCCGTACAGCCCATGACATACAAAGCTTCTCCCATCTTTCTTCTATTATACGTATTAAGCTTAGGGTTAGCTGTCAGCACAAAAGCGAGAAATTGGAGGACATGAAAAAagtataccgtaaatcttctaattgtaaccctgggttattgttttttaaggtgggttactattagagtagtgggttattattatagattgacttataaggtgggttactattattagaagggggttactattattagaagggggttactattagaagatttatggTAACGCATTTTCTTTGTATGTATGGGTCTATGTAGAGATAATTATACAAACCTTAtaaatattcttaaaaacatcTGCCATCTTTTCAGGATGAATAGCTGAAAGTACAAATAGCATGCTTGTCATATCAACACTGCCCTCTGGTATATTGTCCATTAATTCATCCTTAGTAAGATCACATTGAAAAGCATTTACTCTTGATTCATCGTATAAAGaattattctagaaataaataaataaaaaactgatAACAAAAAAGTGATTTAGttttaacaatttaacaccATGCTTGATGAGAGTAGACACTTGACTCAATCGGAAAGttttccccaaaaacatgaaaattgaatattaaaaaaaatactttgaataGACCTTTCGTAGTTTTAATAATGCCAtagaaaaaaactttaaaaataatgttttcacttataaaaagacaagataaacggttaaattcaataataaaaaaaagccCATTGACTTCCAGTTAATTAGACTATCTTTTGtgttaaattacagttttttcaggtcaataatttttggtcaaagtggataattatgtgacattaaaatggcatatttaacgaCAATGTGTTTTTTCAGAGGAAAAATACATCTTGAAACAATCTGCTCTATTAGACACTTTATAGatgggtcattccatctcagatcacccaatgagttaaaccctacctcttccaattttgatgaaatttggtatatgggtgattcatagcaattaaagtcaaaatttcaaattttaactttatcggaccaacggttttcgagatatcgcaatttcaattttcggtttttacgcaaaaaagggcgcgtccgccacgtttcaaagagctgtatctcgggaactataggttcaattttaaaagcaaaggtatttttgtaaaggggagaccataaggaatctaaatatactaattgtgtgtgttttatgttaattttaagtttaataaaactttgaaatatattttgaccttgaaattgacaccgtggaacacgcccgatttgttggtgactatcacgaaaaatgtagccctacgtgtcaactacaacatataaaaaaattggaggggtttttttctttgtttccatgaaattacaatttgaagttgacatacctcttccttttagtgtattttttggtgttgttatatacttatacacagtgtgaacactaactgttaaggtgtcttattgttacgctttctcatcaggcccacttaaacactacagtagatatattttgatatgagaaatactgggtaactcacatacttttcaaatcaattttgacacatagtttagtgtccttactatgttattttagtgtattttggtgtctgtccatgcattacttcaatgtcaatttgatgtattccaaaaataattttatttacaaactaaatattattataatgttacaattgtctatgtctggcctttactccttgtcatctggccaattcaaacagtatttagaaatgtatcagcaacaatttcattttcatcactgaaaGATTCTTGAATCACTACCACATCCGGAGGGTTTATCTGGGTACTAAGTTTGTAGACCTGCATCTGTGCCAGATAAACGTGAACAAAGCgatgatattgtaatgtacccttgatggtctgggcgaggttgaatctcggctttatttctttttccacagtagatacctcatctattcccacatgaaaaaagttgatgcctggaatgtccatatgagcgagtcatatggccgagcggttaaggcaggggcgtcgtttaccgtacctaaagagccaacaacaacatcggcaagggttcgaggccgactcgctcctagttctggtggtggaacaagtcttctcagataaggactataaaccgtaggtccagtgtacacagttataacctgtgtgtactttaaagaacccagttcattattcgaaaaagagtagggggttatcccggtgaactggttcacacaatagcccctgtatcagggggattaccacctatctgataggacagtgattaattcactattggtaatccttggccacattgcctaaagacataaataaaaataaaaaattacacagtagtcgaacatactgagagatgtgagaatatgacattcagtcaaacgctgtaagcttctcttagtgacaagcctcttaactgttccacctatgccatcacatgcactcttgccatgtgatgtagcgaaaaaattcccctcggcgtctaaaccaaaatcttcctggtggtggcaaaggttaataaagttatatttgtttttgtattggccgccacatccatctgtgaaataatgaacttttttcatggttggtagttttgattttaaatagggGATGACAACCTTTAAAAAGGCATCAGTAACTGATGTATGTTCTctgcaatcacttattatgcattaatatgcataataacatagtaaggacactaaactatgtgtcaaaattgatttgaaaagtatgtgagttacccagtatttctcatatcaaagtatatctactgtttaagtgggcctgatgagaaagcgtaacaataagacaccttaacagttagtgttcacactgtgtataagtatataacaacaccaaaaatacactaaaaggaagaggtatgtcaacttcaaattgtaatttcatggaaacaaacaaaaaaacccctccaattttgttatatgttgtagttgacaagtagggctacatttttcgtgatagtcaccaacaaatcgggcgtgttccacggggtcaatttcaaggtcaaaatatatgtcaaagttttattcaacttaaaattaacataaaacacacacaattagtatatttaggttccttatggtctcccctttacaaaaatacctttgtttttaaaatcgaacctatagttcccgagatacagctctttgaaacgtggcggccgctcccttttttgcgtaaaaaccgaaaattgaaattgcgatatctcgaaaaccgttggtccgataaagttaaaatttgaaattttggctttaattgctatgaatcacccatataccaaatttcatcaaaattggaagaggtagggtttaaaattccattttttttgggtgaactgagatggaatgacccagATTCAATGTTCAAATAGTATTACTTACCTTCACAAATTGTACTGCTCGTGGAGAAAAATCACATGCATGTATCATCAGGTTGGGATTTTCTTGCAGTAATGGAAATAATGCATTGCCAACTCCACAGCCAACCTCAAGGAGAGTTTGCTTTTTATTGTTACCCTAAAAAAAACCAGTCTAGTTAATTTCTGAACTTATTCAGCTTTGTTCTTTAACTTGCACTCATCAGATGCAACTACTGTACTCTCCATTGTTCACCCCTCTGTCGGTCAAAGTTATGCGATGAGCAGTCATTTATAGTCGATTCACCGCACTGTGAAACTTGCTTtcactttttgttttattttcccttctgttggtattttaaaaataaagctCAGGACATTTATTGTTTGTCAGTTTAGTCATTGACATTGGTTTTCATTTATGTCTCGTCTTTCCTTTGCTTTATTGGGATAGGAGGTGCCTGAGTTTTAAGAAGGCGCAACTGCTACACCCCACTTCCCTCCAGTATATGTTCAATTGCCTTTTATTTGACATCATCTGAGCCTGAGATTATAGACAAATACAAAAGCGCAGAAATACTTACAGGTTCCTTAAGTTCATCAAATTCTCGTGAGGTCCAATGTCGGTCTTTGAAAAAGTTCACAGAATTACGTTTATAAAACAGGTCCCAATTGCGTTGAGCTTCTTTTTCAAGTTTACATTTTTTGAATTCAGACACCAGTTCAGaatcatttaataatttttcaaGTTCTTTTTCTGTTAATTTTCTTGGATGTTCTTCAGTTTTATTTTGTGGTATGGTAGAACAAGTTTCCTTATCCATTTTCAGTCTGTATAGGCTAGCATATATAATTAGAAAGAAATGTTGTTAATAAATCTATAATATAaagatttaggcctactagacctacatagtagtaggctagtataCTCTCAGCACAGTTTTTAGTACGAGTGAGCCAAGTTGAGTACGAGTTAGGGGGTACGAATTCAGAGTTGGCATGGATTGGCACATGCATGGTGGGTACGAATTGACCTGTATTACACCGGAGCCTGCTACTTaactaagcctaggcctacctctgACTAGAGTAGGGGGGACCCCTGTATGGTAGGCCTGGCCCTATATAGATAGACCTAACCCTACTACTACttctagcctactactactagtactagcctaggcctagcttagctaATAAATTCCCTAGCATTGTGTTTGTTAACTGTAAAGATCCTGAAAACCTGTTAATTtcatctaaatatatttttgtaattatattataaaatacggaactaaaaaaaacccaaataaAACCAACCTCACACAGAAAAGTTTTTTCGTGTCTTTTTtcgtaataaaatattttcataacAACGCCCCCTATAGTCCACAATcgtttaaatgtaaaatgtatttaattatttattattatattaatgaagcaataacaataattatggtATGGTACTTTGTTCCAGTCATTAACTTCTCAGTGAAAATTCAGTTCTGCCTCTGATTATATatgaaataatgttttgttttgttagaTGTATTCTTCAacagaaaacaatttaaaaagaagatGCAAAATGTTGATCTTctcttttaaagatgtattgtcccttgaaacacaaaaaatgaaggtcaaaatattccaaatttaaattggccatatcaaagtaatattaaagatattcactttaagtcgaatattcgagccaaaaacaacaagtttacgtaattaacaggtaaattaatttgattacatttcgtctggaatcGTCGCGAGCGAGTAACAAAGATTTTAAACCACGAGTATGCTGTTGCtgattaggattgtttacaacagaaggtgttttcacacagatcgcgaggaagttttatgatgaTGCAGTAGTCAAACAAGCGCGttttatgagatatgttttgatcgaaaactttttttgaacaaaaaaacgtctgtatttcagcagttaaatgattttttcgACTTATTTTTGGTgaaactattatgatacttcacaatgacccactttttttcgaaatattttttattttttttggaattggtcaaagggacaatatatctttaactttaataataaatatagtatttattaccccttatatttaaaatgtatatttagtCTCACCACTGTGACTCCGCTTATGACGATATTTTTCAAGGACCCTAGATAAATTCCACATACTCTACATCatgttttgtttgtataatGGAAACTTGGATTCCGGGTCTATAGTTTTTGTTCTTCTTTATTATATCAAACAATTAAtcaatacaaaaggtagccaagaTATAGCCGAAGCTACtcaagcttggtacctttaaaaaaatcttaactaacttaagctacgaaattaacaaataaataacagaacttaaaagaaaataaaaatgtgataacgtcaaaaacaaaacaaaaaatgttgaataataaataaataacaaaacataaagtgctgtatgtactgtactgtaataaacaaaaccatATCAGTTCAATAGATAATATCTGATGgattaacaatatataaaacattgtaaattatagattattctttcatatacttaaataaaagtaattctttaatttgtttaggGACAAAACATTGAAAGGCAACACGATATAGAAGATTTCAGTTTGGACACAGATCTACCAAAAGATCCAAATCTAATTAAGAAATTCATAACGAAACATGACAATAACATTGTCTTGTTATTAGATGGGTTAGATGAATTACGGTTTAATAATGTATGGTACGGGTTTTACCCGTCTCCTCGTAGTACATTGTATATCAGCGTGCAGCCCTGTGGTACTTCGCAGTAATAAGTAGTTCTTATTTATGATTATcaattctattatgaaatctatgtttacttcattgatgataGAGTTTTATGTTTACATGATGAATAATGTATTTGTACAGTAGTTATTATCTAAGTTATGACAATATGATAGAACAAGGTATAATATGGTGCGGATGATTACACCGCAGGTAATTTGTAATTAGGACTAGCGCATTACTACTGCGCGTACAGTCAGAACGAATCAAGAAGTCAAAAGGTCAAACACCTCGTGTTTCTCCATGTTAAAGTTTTACCTGTATTGCCTATAAAATAAGAGGCAAGGCCAACGGTCACGCTAGTTACAGTATTGTGTGTTAAAGGATACCGTGTTGTGTTGTTGTAATACAAGCCAATGGTTTCTTATAAAGTTAATTATGACATGATGTAGTCAAGGACTAACGATaagttgtttgtatttttatattatattttctagCTTGGCATACCGGCATTACTTGTCAAGTTGGGGGTGTTTAGTTTTTATAAGTTTTGTGGTTTTATTGCGATACTAGTTCCTATTCGATCTGAATAAATTTGTCATCGAAGATTACATCGTCTCTTTGGCTATTATTCTTCCTGTACTTTACATTTGGCGTAGTCGGCAGGATGGGAACAACAGGATAGTATCCAACCCAAAAAACCCCCCAAAAAACAAACCCCCAGCTTGTACTAACACGTGGATTGGAAAGATGTTTGACACCTCTAAGAAGATTACGAACCAAACACTCTGATCGCTACTAACATCGGGCGGAACGTTTACATGTCACCAACCAAGGTATACTGAACAACGAAAACCGATCAAGACTCTGACGTCCGAGGTTATACATTTGCAACCTTAGATTCAATGTTCTTACATGcatatttgttgtgtttataGTTCaaatttcaaccatttttttatGTATGTGGAATTTTTATGCAATATTTTTATGCTtgtattttaacgatttttgtCCCGCATAAATATAATGGAGTTGCAGGAACTCAAAGACCAAATTGACTCGCTCAAAGCTGCATTGGCCGCAGAAAAAGTCTGAGACGGCAAAGTTGGATGCAGATGAGGCTCGGGAAGAAATAAAGCGACAGGAGACTGGTACAGAGTCGAAGGCTGTATACATTTCCCCTGGTAGAAGATTGGAAGTATTCCAAGGGAGGCCCAAAAAAGCAACCGAACCGATTGTAGAGGACTGGGTGGCCGATGTACCTGCCCAACTTGATATGAGACGTTTGTCACCGGGAGCAGCCGTTGCATTTATAAAAGAAAACTTAGGTGGTTATCCCAGGAAAGAAATCAGTGGGCGGGGTAAAGAAGTAGAAAACAACCCCAATCAAGTTCTAGAAATTCTTCTCAAGGTATTTGGATATGCAAATAATCTCCCGCAATTACAGCAGAAATTCTTCACTTATAAACAGTGTGCACAGCAAGATTTACTCAGTCTTTCTCTTGAATTGGTCAGCCTATACGACTCGATTGTAATATTAGATGGTGCGTATAAACCGTGCAGAGAGGCATCTTTGAAGAGCCGCCTGGCAGAAGCTGTCTCGGACCACAATTTACAGAGGGAACTGAGGCATCTAAATATTGAATCACCACGACTGTCTTTCTTTCAGCTACGAGACCGAGCTGTAGCATGGCTGGGAGACGTGGGAAGAAATCCAACAGAAGCTGCAGTAAGAACCGTGTCTGCTAAGACAAAAATATTAGATCTTTTACAGAAACAGAATGTGCAGCTTGAGATGCAACAGAGACAGATCAACATGCTCCACCGAACGGTTTGTGCAACCAGTCAGTTGGCAACCACCTCAAGTAACTACACAACTACATCCTCAACAAGCACCAATTCCAGACAACAGATGGCAACAACACCCAAGGTCAGTACGTTGCTGTTTCATATGTGGTGAACCTGGACATCTGAAGAGAGACTTGCACACTTAAAAGCAGAAGATATTTCATCACACCTGACCATTTCTGGCGCACAGGGACTTGAGATACCGTATGTAGGTTACATAGAAGTTTCATTACAGGCTATGGGTCACAGAGTTGATAACATGGGATTTCTGGTTGTAAAAGATGTAGCTGGTCCGATGGCGGAAAGAAAAAGGCAAGTTCCAGGTGTCTTGGGTTCCAACGTCCTAAGGGACATGAGGAAACTGATTGGTGACCAACTAGGAACTGAAGAAAGATCGGAAGATGAAAGATATCTTATCCATGCATTAGCTCTGTATGAAGATTCAAAGTTGCATAGAAAATGGACAGAACTTTTGTATATTTAATCTCATGTATACTTTTACGTGTGTTAACTAGTATCAGTATAGCcataataatgtgttgtttttgtaaactttatgtgtttcatatggacactttgtctgaaataaagttgaattgaattgaaggCGTCTCTGCATCCATACCACCCCCTGATATTAACAGTTTGGTAAGAATAGCTGGAGACAAACCAATCCTTATACCATTCAGGACGTTGAAGACAGTCGACTGTACCACAGCATCTTCAAAGACTGGTGTAATTGAGGCGATTATTGAAGAGAATTATAGTTACGATTTACAAAATGGTGTGACTGTTGCTCAGACGTTAGTTGAAGTAAACCAATTTGGCAAGATTCCACTACAAATAGCTAACTTTGCTGATGCAGATGTTTATTTACAGCCGAGGACACCAGTTGCCAGGGCAACCACCGCACCACTACAATCAGATGTTTGCTTTCAATACCAGACTATGTGTGCAGGACAACATGATATTTCACAGGTCAATAGTGAGAAGAATATAGACGAACTGATGTCCAGAATGAATGTTGGTAAGGACCTTAATAACTAACAGCAAAATCTATTACAGGGAATGATCAACAAGTATCAGCATGTGTTTAGCAGAGACGAAGATGACATCGGATTTTGCGATGAGGTTAAGCACAAAATAATCCTACATGATCAACAGCCTATCAAAATTCCACACAGAATGGTCCCACCACACCAATGTAGATGCAAGCAATAAAGGATTAGGAGCAGTGCTGTCACAAGACCAAGGTGGTAAGCGTGTTGTTTTGTCATTCGCAAGCAGGTCGCTCCGGAAAAATGAACAGAACATGTCTAATTACAGTAGTATGAAGTTGGAGTTTCTAGCACTGAAGTGGTCCATAACTGAGAAATTCAGGGATCTACTAATAGGTAACGAGTTCACCGTATTCACCGACAACAACCCACTGACCCATATTCAAACCTCAACCAAACTAGGTGCAACTGAAACTAGATGGATGGCGGACTTAGCCAAGTTTAATTTCACCATAAAATACCGGCCAGGAAAAACAAATGCCAACGCCGATGCGCTAAGCAGAAAGACCCAACACTCACCCGAACCGACATTGGTGCGTTTTGAAGAAGTAACTGAGGTAAACTGTTCTCAAGACCACCAATCATCATTAATACCTAATTTTCTCAGACCAAGGGTAGAAGAAATGTTCAGTGAAGAATTGATCTCAGCAATTAACGGTGAACACCGAAAAACGGCATCAACAACTATTCCGTCAATTCCAGGTGAGGACATGGCAAAGTTGCAGAATTCTGATGAGAGTATTGCACGTTTAGTACACTTTTGGAAAATTGGAAGGACACCGAGAAAACGACAGTTGGCCAACGAATCGAGGAAGGTCAAGAAACTGCTTAAAGAATGGCCCAGACTCACAGAGACGGGAGGAGTACTGTACAGAAATATCGTCGATAATGGGGAAAAGGTCAAACAGCTATTACTGCCGGAATCAATGAAAACCAAAGTTTTGGGCACAGTGCACGACGATCTTGGTCACCAGTCCAGCGGGAAAACTTTAGCTGTGATGCGACGAAGGTGTTACTGGCCTGGGATGGCAGATGAAATACAAGATTACTGTGACAAGTGCCCCAGATGCACACTAGCGAAATCAGGGAAGAAAGTTCGACCATCGATGGGCTCTCTGATAGCGAAGAAACCACTAGAAGTCTTAGCCATAGATTTCACCACATTAGAACCCGGAAGAATAACCTAGAAAATGTTTTAGTAATGACGgatgtttttacaaaatacaCCCAAGCTATTCCTACGAGGGACCAGAAAGCAACAACAGTGGCTAGAGTTTTGGTTCGAGAATGGTTTGTGAGGTTTGGAGTTCCTCAACGTCTCCATAGTGATTTTCAATCTTCATTAACGATTTACCTGATGTTGTCGAATCTAGTATACGTTTATTTGCAGACGACACCAAGTTGTATAGAGTGGTCAATAACATTGATGATGCGGATTTATTTCAAAGAGACATTGACAGTGCTTCCCATTGGTCTAATGTTTGGCAATTGCCTTTTAATGACACTAAGTGCAAGGTATTTCATTATTGTCGTGATAATCCCAATTTCTTGTATTCAATGGCTGGTACTTTACTACATGAGGTAAAGCAGGAGAAAGATCTAGGTGTTACCTTTGATCCTAGTTTAATCTTTAATTTGCATGTAGCGGATATTTGTAAAAGAGCTAATAAGAAACTAGGAATGATTTATAGATCTTTTAAATTCTtgaataaagatggatttttgAAGCTGTATAAGTCTATTGTCAGGCCAACGCTTGAATATTGTAACACTGTTTATAATCCTATTAGAAAACGAGATCAGGATGAAATAGAGAAGGTCCAGCAAAGAGCAACAAGATTGATTCCTAGGTACCGTAATATTCCTTATGAACAACATTTGAGaattcttggtcttcctaccaTGAGATATCGAAGGCAGAGAGCAGATATTATCCAAGTTTTTAGGATTGTTAAAGGTTTCGATCAACACATTTTTTGAATTTGATCTAGAATCTCGGACCCGTGGACACCCATATAAACTCAAGTTTAAAAGCTCTCGTCTTAATATTAGGAGGAACACGTTCTCCAGGAGAGTTATTCTCTTATGGAATGCTCTGCCTACGGATGTAGTTTCATGTGCTACGGTGAACTTGTTCAAAGCAAAACTTAACGTTGCATGGTCTAACCACCCGCTGAAGTTTTCACCCTATatagaatatgattttattgctAAGAGGGGCTTTTAAGCACTGAGTGCTTCGCCTCGATCCCGTAGACGAAAGTGTAcgggaaacaagtaaacaagtaaaggACGTAATTTTGAAGGTAATGTGATCAAAGAATTATGCCGATTATATAACATCACTAAATCAAGAACGACGCCTTACCATCCCCAAGGGGGAATGGGCAATGCGAAAGGTTCAATAGGACAATGCATGATCGGTTACGCACTTTGCAACCTGCAGCTAAGAAGAACTGGCCAGATCATCTCCCAGAACTACTTTATGCCTATAACGTCACCCCGCATTCAGCAACAGGTTATTCACCATATTACCTTTTCTTTGGTCGTGAG contains:
- the LOC140056736 gene encoding tRNA N(3)-cytidine methyltransferase METTL6-like; the encoded protein is MDKETCSTIPQNKTEEHPRKLTEKELEKLLNDSELVSEFKKCKLEKEAQRNWDLFYKRNSVNFFKDRHWTSREFDELKEPGNNKKQTLLEVGCGVGNALFPLLQENPNLMIHACDFSPRAVQFVKNNSLYDESRVNAFQCDLTKDELMDNIPEGSVDMTSMLFVLSAIHPEKMADVFKNIYKVLKPGGVLLFRDYGLYDHAMLRFSKGHKISENFYVRQDGTRAFYFTTDFVKDLCEESGFTVAKNEYVLRETVNKKEGLCVPRVFVQSTFLKPESTAS
- the LOC140041613 gene encoding uncharacterized protein, whose amino-acid sequence is MVRMITPQLHWPQKKSETAKLDADEAREEIKRQETGTESKAVYISPGRRLEVFQGRPKKATEPIVEDWVADVPAQLDMRRLSPGAAVAFIKENLGGYPRKEISGRGKEVENNPNQVLEILLKVFGYANNLPQLQQKFFTYKQCAQQDLLSLSLELVSLYDSIVILDGAYKPCREASLKSRLAEAVSDHNLQRELRHLNIESPRLSFFQLRDRAVAWLGDVGRNPTEAAVRTVSAKTKILDLLQKQNVQLEMQQRQINMLHRTVCATSQLATTSSNYTTTSSTSTNSRQQMATTPKVSTLLFHMW